TCTCTGAGCAAGCCATATCATTCGACATCAGTATAAAAAGAAGAGGCTTTCCCGTGAGCCGTGAAATTTCAGGCTTGGGAAAACCTCGAATTTGGTGGAGGAAGCTTCCTTCTAGAATTGTTGATAAAGCAGGGGCCATTCCGAACTTCAGTAGATTTTCTTCGATCACTACTGAGTCCTCCATTTACCTTTATCAGCAACTGAAGGAAACTTCCTTCTTATTCTGGGTAGAACAGCTTAGTACAGCATCTGTCCTCATCAAGCCGTGCCAAACGTCACGCCTTGCTCGCGAAGCAGCTTCCTGTACGCAATGCTCATACGGTCCGACTTCAAGTGCAGCTCCATCTGCAAATCGAGCGGCAGCAGCTCGGGAGTTTGGTTTTCCACCATTTCCCGGTCCTGCTCAATCAGCGTATCCTGAAAAAGGATGAAGATTTCATCCGGTTCCTCCAGCGCATAATTACGCTGTTTGATCATGAAGGCGACGCTCTCCGTCTCCGTAACCGGGAGGACCATGAGGAACAGCCTGAAAATATGGCCCGGCTCCTCGTCGCTCCGCTTCGTAAATGCTGCGCATAAGGGGGCGAGCACTTCGTATACGTACCGGCTGTGGACTCCTCTTCCCGTCCCGTCGGGATTGGGCTGGTAGACGGTAATTTCATCGGAGCGCAGAGCGCCTTCAAGCTGATGAACGTGATAATCGCCAATCTCCGCGAATTGGCTGTCTCCCAGCAGTCCTTCATGCACGAACATGAGATGGGATACATCGAGGAAATTCTCAATCAAGCGGGGAGCAGCTGCTCTGAGCTGGTAAGGACCCATAATCACTTCAGCATATCCTTCTTCCAGTCGGCTGCTGATGGGAGGCTCCGGCGTAGAAGGGGTGCCAAGACACACCCATATCAATCCATGAGCTTCGATGCATCGAAAAACCAGAGCCTTGGCCTTGGAAGGTATCGGCTGGTCCTGTGGCAGTGAAGGTATGCGCGTGCAGGCACCGCAGCCGCTGTAGGACCAGCCGTGGTAAGCGCAGACAAGCTCGTCGCCCGCCACTTTGCCCAGCGAAAGCGGAACTCCGCGGTGAATGCACAGATCTTTGAAGGCGTGAACGCCTTGGGAAGTGCGGAATACAACCACCCTTTCGGCAAGAACGCGAGTGGATACCGGCCTCTCCAGCAAAGCTGACGATAACAGCACCGGATGCCACTGGTCGATCAAAGCGGAGTCTTGTATCGCTGTCGTCATCGTCTGCACTTCCTTTCGGGCTTTATTTAGGAATCGTACCCACAATCCCTTTTACGAACCAATTCGTATTCAAAATCTCTTCATCCGTCATTTTCTTGCCCGCCTCTAGACGTATTTTGCCGTCCTGGTCGGTAATCGGGCCTTGGAATACATCGAAGGTGCCGTCGATAATTTCTTGCTTCTTCTTCTCTACCAGATCTTTGACGTCTTGCGGAACATTTTTGCCAAAAGGAGCAGTTGTCGTGATGCCGTCCTTCATGCTGCCCAAGTAAGATTCGGATTTCCAAGTGCCGTCCATAATGGCCTTTATGGTTTGCGTATAGTAAGGTCCCCAGTTCCATTTTGGATTGGAGATGTACGTGTCCGGCGCATATTTCCCCATATCGGAGTCGTTGCCGATCCCCCAGACGCCGCGTTCTGCCGCTGCTTGGATGCTTGCCGGGGAATCCTGATACGCAGCCAATACGTCTACACCTTTATCCAAAAGACTCGTCGCAGCCTGCTTCTCTGTTGCCGGATCAAACCACGTGTTGCTCCAGACCACCGATACGTCAATGTTCGGATTTGTGCTCTGCGCGCCTAAGGTGAATGCATTAATGGTATAAATAACTTCTGGAATCGGGTAGGCGCCCACGTAGCCCAGATGGTTGTTTTTCGTTAATTTGCCCGCAGCCATACCAACCAGGTAGGCGCTTTGATATTCACGGCCCATGTAGGTGCCCATATTCGGCAAGGTTTTGTAGCCGGTGGCGTGAAGAAATTTCACGTTCGGATATTTTTGCGCGACATTGTACATCGGGTCCATGTAGCCAAAGGAGGTACCAATGACGACGTCGTTCTTCTGAGCCAGCTCCTCAAACACACGCTCCGCATCCGCGCCTTCCGGCACATTCTCTACGGTTGTCGACTTAATGCCGAGCTCTTTCTCCATCATCAATCTGCCTTGGTCATGCTCATACGTCCAACCGCCATCACCGGGAACCCCGATGTAGACGAAAGCAACTCTAGGCAGCTTTTTCTCCGCTTGAGGGGCTGCCGAGGCCTCCGCCGATGCAGCAGGCGCTGCGGATGGCGAAGCCTCGCTTTTCGGCTGTGCCGATTCCTGGGAACATGCCGTAACTAACAGGAGCATAAGTGCTGTTATGGAAAGCATCATTTTTTTCATATGGATCTTTTCTCCCCTCCGCTTATCGACAAACCACATCTCTCTACGGCCCGTAATATCCCTTCATATCCCGTGCACCTGCACAAATTGCCGCATAATGCTTCTTCCGTTTGCTCTCTTGTCGGAGATGCATTCACCTTCCATAGCGCGGTCAAGCTCATCACCATACCTGCTGTGCAGTAACCGCATTGCAGCCCCCTTCCTCCAGCATCGCTTCTTGAATCGGGTGAAGTCCGTTACCGGACACCCCCTCTATCGTAACCAGGCTCTTGCCTGAAGCTTGGTAAGCCATGAGCAGGCAGGCGTTCACCGGTTTATTGTCCATCAGCACCATACAGGCTCCGCAGCGTCCGACCTCACAGGCCACCTTGGTTCCCGTCAGCCCCAGATCATCCCGCAAAATGTCCGTCATCCTCTTGGATGCGGTAACCGGTAGAGAAACCGGCTTTCCATTTATTGTGCAGTTCAGCACGAAAGACGTATGCGTCCTAGGTGTCATAAACACTCCGCCCCCTCCAGCCAGTCTATGGATTGCACGATCTCCTCAGGAGCGACCGGCAGCTTGCTGACCCAAGTTCCCGTTGCCTTTCTCACAGCCGCCGCAACCGCAGCAGCTAAACCTACGGAGCCGATTTCACCGACCCCGCGCGGGCCGAATGCGTCGCCTTCGGGGAGGTCTTCGATGGCATCGACTCTGATGATGGGCGGCGCATCCTTGAAGGTCGGAATCAGATACGTGTCCAGATTGCGCCGGACATATTCGCCTCCCTTCATCACGGCGTCTTCGGTCAGTGTGTACCCGAGCGCCATGACGCTTCCCCCTCGATTTGGCCTAAATAGCCCATCGGGTTCACGACCGGTCCGGCAGCGATGACATGATCCGTCTGGAGTACCTTCACTCGACCCGAAAGCAGATTCACTTCAACTTCTACTATGACGGAGGCGTAGGAATATAAATAATGGGCTCCGATCAGAGCATCCGGGGTAGTCGGATAATCGAATTTTGTCTCTGATCGTATCGGTTGCGATGCCGCCACAGCAGCTTCCGCAAGCGCCTGATAGGTGATGACAGGCGCATCCTTGGGATGCCTGTAGACAGCATCGATAGCACCTTTCCGGTACACACTCTCTTTCCGATAGGCACCCTCCTTCCGGTACACACTCTCTTTCCGACAGACACCGTCTTTCCGATACACACCACCCGGCCCGGTTACCAGCTCTTCCGCCGGAATGCCGCAAATTAA
This genomic window from Paenibacillus hexagrammi contains:
- a CDS encoding BMP family ABC transporter substrate-binding protein; translated protein: MKKMMLSITALMLLLVTACSQESAQPKSEASPSAAPAASAEASAAPQAEKKLPRVAFVYIGVPGDGGWTYEHDQGRLMMEKELGIKSTTVENVPEGADAERVFEELAQKNDVVIGTSFGYMDPMYNVAQKYPNVKFLHATGYKTLPNMGTYMGREYQSAYLVGMAAGKLTKNNHLGYVGAYPIPEVIYTINAFTLGAQSTNPNIDVSVVWSNTWFDPATEKQAATSLLDKGVDVLAAYQDSPASIQAAAERGVWGIGNDSDMGKYAPDTYISNPKWNWGPYYTQTIKAIMDGTWKSESYLGSMKDGITTTAPFGKNVPQDVKDLVEKKKQEIIDGTFDVFQGPITDQDGKIRLEAGKKMTDEEILNTNWFVKGIVGTIPK
- a CDS encoding 2Fe-2S iron-sulfur cluster-binding protein — encoded protein: MVMSLTALWKVNASPTREQTEEALCGNLCRCTGYEGILRAVERCGLSISGGEKRSI
- a CDS encoding (2Fe-2S)-binding protein, coding for MTPRTHTSFVLNCTINGKPVSLPVTASKRMTDILRDDLGLTGTKVACEVGRCGACMVLMDNKPVNACLLMAYQASGKSLVTIEGVSGNGLHPIQEAMLEEGGCNAVTAQQVW
- a CDS encoding aromatic ring-hydroxylating oxygenase subunit alpha, which encodes MTTAIQDSALIDQWHPVLLSSALLERPVSTRVLAERVVVFRTSQGVHAFKDLCIHRGVPLSLGKVAGDELVCAYHGWSYSGCGACTRIPSLPQDQPIPSKAKALVFRCIEAHGLIWVCLGTPSTPEPPISSRLEEGYAEVIMGPYQLRAAAPRLIENFLDVSHLMFVHEGLLGDSQFAEIGDYHVHQLEGALRSDEITVYQPNPDGTGRGVHSRYVYEVLAPLCAAFTKRSDEEPGHIFRLFLMVLPVTETESVAFMIKQRNYALEEPDEIFILFQDTLIEQDREMVENQTPELLPLDLQMELHLKSDRMSIAYRKLLREQGVTFGTA